From Nicotiana tabacum cultivar K326 chromosome 20, ASM71507v2, whole genome shotgun sequence, one genomic window encodes:
- the LOC107827358 gene encoding U-box domain-containing protein 4 isoform X1, whose amino-acid sequence MEMSLLKVLLNNISQFFHLSSSESISDVLVQRYYCKNEDLLNILKPILEAIVDVEAASNELLQKAFGRVAQFIDGLRELYETWQPLGSKVYFVLQAESLIVKIRTCSLEILELLKTYHQCLPADTTLTSLEVGSQKQHSILKIKYVDYELMSMTITKAIKAQMEGLGASSDSFAKIADCLRLNSNKELLIELVALEQLKENAEQAEKSEEVEYIEQIIALVSNMHDRFVTMKQSQTCTPVPIPPDFCCPLSLELMTDPVIVASGQTYERAFIRKWIDLGLTVCPKTRQMLGHTNLIPNYTVKALIANWCESNNVKLPDPMKSLSLNQPCSLLAHADSGVPRDTQGFPLPRGNHSSSPDSARSLSSPRKSLISSSINQREGSSPSHPHSSSDDSLPGVASNMLALDVERISIKSSEERMAHSGEIKSTGNSMLAADEHSLVGHNRTTSAPSTLSNSNFSPAISGDGNEVSSRSAAAATDASGDVSESRPAAPLSVLRREPEFPSMLETRARNQSIWRRPSERFPRIVSSATVERRADLLEVEEQVRKLVQDLNSDSIDVQRDATAELRLLAKHNMDNRIVIASCGAINLLVNLLHSEDMNVQENAVTALLNLSINDNNKCLIANADAIEPLIHVLQTGTAEAKENSAATLFSLSVIEDNKMKIGRSGAIKPLVDLLGNGTPRGKKDAATALFNLSILHENKARIVQAGAVKFLVELMDPAAGMVDKAVAVLSNLATIHEGRAAIGQEGGIAVLVEVVELGSARGKENAAAALLQLCTNSSRFCNMVLQEGAVPPLVALSQSGTPRAREKAQALLSYFRNQRHGNAGRG is encoded by the exons ATGGAGATGTCATTGTTGAAAGTTCTTCTCAACAACATCTCCCAATTTTTCCATTTATCATCAAGTGAAAGCATAAGTGATGTACTGGTTCAGAGGTATTATTGCAAGAATGAGGATCTGCTGAATATTTTAAAGCCGATTCTTGAGGCCATTGTTGATGTTGAAGCAGCTTCCAATGAGCTGCTTCAGAAAGCATTTGGCAGAGTAGCTCAATTTATTGATGGACTGAGGGAGCTGTATGAAACCTGGCAACCATTGGGCAGTAAAGTTTATTTT GTTCTGCAAGCTGAATCACTGATTGTAAAAATCCGAACATGTAGTCTTGAAATTCTCGAGCTACTTAAAACTTATCATCAATGCCTTCCTGCTGATACAACTTTGACATCTCTTGAGGTAGGGAGCCAAAAACAG CACTCTATACTAAAAATTAAGTATGTGGATTATGAACTGATGTCCATGACTATCACAAAGGCTATTAAGGCTCAAATGGAAGGGTTGGGAGCAAGCTCAGACAGCTTTGCAAAAATTGCCGATTGCCTTAGATTGAACTCAAACAAAGAGCTTTTGATTGAGCTTGTGGCCCTTGAACAATTGAAGGAGAACGCTGAACAAGCTGAAAAGAGTGAGGAAGTTGAATATATTGAGCAAATTATAGCGCTTGTTTCCAATATGCATGACCGCTTTGTCACAATGAAGCAGTCTCAGACCTGCACGCCTGTGCCGATACCTCCTGATTTTTGTTGCCCCCTCTCACTTGAGTTGATGACTGACCCTGTAATTGTTGCTTCCGGACAAACTTATGAGCGAGCTTTTATAAGGAAATGGATTGATCTCGGTCTTACTGTTTGTCCTAAGACAAGGCAAATGCTGGGGCACACAAATCTCATTCCTAATTACACTGTTAAGGCACTTATTGCAAATTGGTGTGAATCAAACAATGTAAAGCTGCCTGATCCGATGAAATCTCTGAGCTTGAATCAGCCGTGTTCACTTCTAGCACATGCAGATTCTGGTGTGCCCAGGGATACCCAGGGTTTTCCCCTTCCGAGGGGCAATCACTCTTCGTCACCAGATTCTGCTCGCTCTTTAAGTTCTCCTAGGAAGAGTTTGATTTCATCAAGTATAAACCAAAGAGAAGGATCATCTCCATCCCATCCCCATTCCTCTTCAGATGATTCTTTACCTGGAGTTGCTAGTAATATGCTTGCTCTGGATGTTGAAAGGATATCTATTAAGAGTTCTGAAGAACGTATGGCCCACTCTGGAGAGATAAAATCAACTGGTAATAGTATGTTAGCAGCCGATGAACACTCCCTTGTAGGTCATAATCGAACTACCTCGGCACCCAGCACACTATCTAATTCAAACTTTTCACCTGCAATTTCTGGTGATGGAAATGAAGTGTCTTCAAGGTCAGCAGCGGCTGCGACTGATGCTTCAGGGGATGTGTCAGAATCCCGTCCTGCTGCTCCATTGTCTGTCCTACGAAGGGAGCCGGAATTCCCATCCATGTTGGAGACAAGAGCTCGAAATCAATCCATCTGGCGTAGACCTTCTGAGAGGTTTCCTAGAATAGTTTCTTCTGCTACGGTCGAAAGAAGGGCTGATCTTTTGGAAGTTGAGGAGCAAGTGAGGAAGCTAGTTCAGGACTTGAATAGCGATTCCATTGATGTGCAAAGAGATGCCACAGCTGAACTCCGATTACTTGCCAAGCACAATATGGATAATCGTATTGTAATTGCAAGCTGTGGTGCTATCAACTTGTTGGTCAACTTACTTCATTCGGAAGACATGAATGTACAGGAAAATGCTGTTACTGCACTTCTCAACTTATCAATTAATGACAACAACAAGTGTTTGATTGCAAATGCCGATGCAATTGAACCTCTGATTCATGTCCTTCAAACAGGGACTGCTGAGGCTAAAGAAAACTCCGCTGCTACACTTTTTAGCCTTTCTGTGATTGAGGATAACAAGATGAAGATTGGGAGGTCTGGGGCTATAAAACCTCTTGTGGATTTGTTGGGTAATGGAACTCCTAGGGGAAAGAAGGATGCAGCAACAGCTTTGTTTAACTTGTCAATACTTCATGAAAACAAGGCTCGCATTGTGCAGGCTGGTGCTGTAAAGTTTCTCGTAGAGTTGATGGACCCCGCTGCTGGGATGGTCGACAAGGCTGTTGCTGTTTTGTCAAATCTTGCAACCATTCACGAGGGAAGAGCAGCAATTGGTCAGGAAGGAGGGATTGCTGTTCTGGTTGAGGTTGTTGAGTTGGGTTCCGCAAGAGGTAAGGAGAATGCAGCAGCAGCTCTGTTGCAATTATGCACTAACAGTAGCAGATTCTGCAACATGGTTCTCCAGGAAGGAGCTGTACCTCCATTAGTGGCATTGTCACAGTCTGGAACTCCTAGAGCCAGAGAAAAG GCTCAGGCACTTCTTAGCTACTTCAGAAACCAACGGCATGGTAATGCAGGGAGGGGCTGA
- the LOC107827358 gene encoding U-box domain-containing protein 4 isoform X2, producing the protein MEMSLLKVLLNNISQFFHLSSSESISDVLVQRYYCKNEDLLNILKPILEAIVDVEAASNELLQKAFGRVAQFIDGLRELYETWQPLGSKVYFVLQAESLIVKIRTCSLEILELLKTYHQCLPADTTLTSLEHSILKIKYVDYELMSMTITKAIKAQMEGLGASSDSFAKIADCLRLNSNKELLIELVALEQLKENAEQAEKSEEVEYIEQIIALVSNMHDRFVTMKQSQTCTPVPIPPDFCCPLSLELMTDPVIVASGQTYERAFIRKWIDLGLTVCPKTRQMLGHTNLIPNYTVKALIANWCESNNVKLPDPMKSLSLNQPCSLLAHADSGVPRDTQGFPLPRGNHSSSPDSARSLSSPRKSLISSSINQREGSSPSHPHSSSDDSLPGVASNMLALDVERISIKSSEERMAHSGEIKSTGNSMLAADEHSLVGHNRTTSAPSTLSNSNFSPAISGDGNEVSSRSAAAATDASGDVSESRPAAPLSVLRREPEFPSMLETRARNQSIWRRPSERFPRIVSSATVERRADLLEVEEQVRKLVQDLNSDSIDVQRDATAELRLLAKHNMDNRIVIASCGAINLLVNLLHSEDMNVQENAVTALLNLSINDNNKCLIANADAIEPLIHVLQTGTAEAKENSAATLFSLSVIEDNKMKIGRSGAIKPLVDLLGNGTPRGKKDAATALFNLSILHENKARIVQAGAVKFLVELMDPAAGMVDKAVAVLSNLATIHEGRAAIGQEGGIAVLVEVVELGSARGKENAAAALLQLCTNSSRFCNMVLQEGAVPPLVALSQSGTPRAREKAQALLSYFRNQRHGNAGRG; encoded by the exons ATGGAGATGTCATTGTTGAAAGTTCTTCTCAACAACATCTCCCAATTTTTCCATTTATCATCAAGTGAAAGCATAAGTGATGTACTGGTTCAGAGGTATTATTGCAAGAATGAGGATCTGCTGAATATTTTAAAGCCGATTCTTGAGGCCATTGTTGATGTTGAAGCAGCTTCCAATGAGCTGCTTCAGAAAGCATTTGGCAGAGTAGCTCAATTTATTGATGGACTGAGGGAGCTGTATGAAACCTGGCAACCATTGGGCAGTAAAGTTTATTTT GTTCTGCAAGCTGAATCACTGATTGTAAAAATCCGAACATGTAGTCTTGAAATTCTCGAGCTACTTAAAACTTATCATCAATGCCTTCCTGCTGATACAACTTTGACATCTCTTGAG CACTCTATACTAAAAATTAAGTATGTGGATTATGAACTGATGTCCATGACTATCACAAAGGCTATTAAGGCTCAAATGGAAGGGTTGGGAGCAAGCTCAGACAGCTTTGCAAAAATTGCCGATTGCCTTAGATTGAACTCAAACAAAGAGCTTTTGATTGAGCTTGTGGCCCTTGAACAATTGAAGGAGAACGCTGAACAAGCTGAAAAGAGTGAGGAAGTTGAATATATTGAGCAAATTATAGCGCTTGTTTCCAATATGCATGACCGCTTTGTCACAATGAAGCAGTCTCAGACCTGCACGCCTGTGCCGATACCTCCTGATTTTTGTTGCCCCCTCTCACTTGAGTTGATGACTGACCCTGTAATTGTTGCTTCCGGACAAACTTATGAGCGAGCTTTTATAAGGAAATGGATTGATCTCGGTCTTACTGTTTGTCCTAAGACAAGGCAAATGCTGGGGCACACAAATCTCATTCCTAATTACACTGTTAAGGCACTTATTGCAAATTGGTGTGAATCAAACAATGTAAAGCTGCCTGATCCGATGAAATCTCTGAGCTTGAATCAGCCGTGTTCACTTCTAGCACATGCAGATTCTGGTGTGCCCAGGGATACCCAGGGTTTTCCCCTTCCGAGGGGCAATCACTCTTCGTCACCAGATTCTGCTCGCTCTTTAAGTTCTCCTAGGAAGAGTTTGATTTCATCAAGTATAAACCAAAGAGAAGGATCATCTCCATCCCATCCCCATTCCTCTTCAGATGATTCTTTACCTGGAGTTGCTAGTAATATGCTTGCTCTGGATGTTGAAAGGATATCTATTAAGAGTTCTGAAGAACGTATGGCCCACTCTGGAGAGATAAAATCAACTGGTAATAGTATGTTAGCAGCCGATGAACACTCCCTTGTAGGTCATAATCGAACTACCTCGGCACCCAGCACACTATCTAATTCAAACTTTTCACCTGCAATTTCTGGTGATGGAAATGAAGTGTCTTCAAGGTCAGCAGCGGCTGCGACTGATGCTTCAGGGGATGTGTCAGAATCCCGTCCTGCTGCTCCATTGTCTGTCCTACGAAGGGAGCCGGAATTCCCATCCATGTTGGAGACAAGAGCTCGAAATCAATCCATCTGGCGTAGACCTTCTGAGAGGTTTCCTAGAATAGTTTCTTCTGCTACGGTCGAAAGAAGGGCTGATCTTTTGGAAGTTGAGGAGCAAGTGAGGAAGCTAGTTCAGGACTTGAATAGCGATTCCATTGATGTGCAAAGAGATGCCACAGCTGAACTCCGATTACTTGCCAAGCACAATATGGATAATCGTATTGTAATTGCAAGCTGTGGTGCTATCAACTTGTTGGTCAACTTACTTCATTCGGAAGACATGAATGTACAGGAAAATGCTGTTACTGCACTTCTCAACTTATCAATTAATGACAACAACAAGTGTTTGATTGCAAATGCCGATGCAATTGAACCTCTGATTCATGTCCTTCAAACAGGGACTGCTGAGGCTAAAGAAAACTCCGCTGCTACACTTTTTAGCCTTTCTGTGATTGAGGATAACAAGATGAAGATTGGGAGGTCTGGGGCTATAAAACCTCTTGTGGATTTGTTGGGTAATGGAACTCCTAGGGGAAAGAAGGATGCAGCAACAGCTTTGTTTAACTTGTCAATACTTCATGAAAACAAGGCTCGCATTGTGCAGGCTGGTGCTGTAAAGTTTCTCGTAGAGTTGATGGACCCCGCTGCTGGGATGGTCGACAAGGCTGTTGCTGTTTTGTCAAATCTTGCAACCATTCACGAGGGAAGAGCAGCAATTGGTCAGGAAGGAGGGATTGCTGTTCTGGTTGAGGTTGTTGAGTTGGGTTCCGCAAGAGGTAAGGAGAATGCAGCAGCAGCTCTGTTGCAATTATGCACTAACAGTAGCAGATTCTGCAACATGGTTCTCCAGGAAGGAGCTGTACCTCCATTAGTGGCATTGTCACAGTCTGGAACTCCTAGAGCCAGAGAAAAG GCTCAGGCACTTCTTAGCTACTTCAGAAACCAACGGCATGGTAATGCAGGGAGGGGCTGA